The proteins below are encoded in one region of Bosea sp. BIWAKO-01:
- a CDS encoding DUF3300 domain-containing protein, whose protein sequence is MILQIVLTGVLALGVPLQSLAQAQAQAPVQPPAASPGAAVTPAVLPVDQTLLAAAQLDALLAPVALYPDTLLAQVLMASTYPLEIVQAQRWAAENKKLKGDALKSAAEKQGWDDSIKALVATPSVLDMMSKNLEWTQKLGDAVLAQEPDVMDAVQRMRSRAYDNKKLSSGAQQTVTVQQEGPKRTIAIAPTAPDTIYVPYYEPSVVYGSWPYPEYPPYYFPYTGYIATGVIATGLAFGAAYALGRWATGGYWGGNINWNNNNININRDRVSHWQHNPQHRHGVRYGNSSVQQRFANTSRPGSDGRMDFRGRDGNQVIQRPDRPNAGDRPNAGNRPNAGDRPNAGNRPNAGDRPNAGNRPNAGGGSARPDRGPGNRPATADRARQNRPNAQRPANRPAQANRPANRGNVNRAAPRRDNAFGNMQPGRAASLQSARGQASFARAGGGPRVGGGGFQGGGARMGGGGFGGRGGGGFHGGGRGGGGRGGGGRRSDIALKDHIIELGRLQSGIGFYRFTYHGSDKRYVGVMAQEVQQVVPDAVIRGPDGFLRVYYERIGVRFQTYNQWRASGSHLPSGAIPHECRAAAECSADFPEMSGGAMP, encoded by the coding sequence ATGATTCTCCAGATCGTCCTGACGGGCGTGTTGGCCCTGGGCGTCCCCCTCCAGTCTCTTGCGCAGGCACAGGCGCAGGCGCCGGTGCAGCCTCCCGCCGCTTCGCCAGGCGCAGCCGTGACGCCGGCAGTCCTGCCGGTCGATCAGACGCTGCTTGCGGCCGCCCAGCTCGACGCGCTCCTCGCCCCCGTCGCGCTTTATCCGGACACCCTGCTTGCCCAGGTGCTGATGGCGTCGACCTATCCGCTCGAAATCGTTCAGGCCCAGCGCTGGGCCGCCGAGAACAAGAAGCTCAAGGGAGATGCCCTCAAATCAGCCGCCGAGAAGCAGGGCTGGGACGACAGCATCAAGGCTTTGGTCGCCACGCCGTCGGTGCTCGATATGATGAGCAAGAACCTCGAATGGACGCAGAAGCTCGGCGACGCGGTTCTCGCTCAGGAGCCCGACGTCATGGATGCGGTTCAGCGCATGAGGTCGCGGGCGTATGACAACAAGAAGCTCTCCTCGGGCGCGCAGCAGACGGTGACCGTGCAGCAGGAGGGACCGAAGCGGACCATCGCAATCGCTCCGACCGCACCGGACACCATCTATGTGCCGTACTATGAGCCCAGCGTCGTCTACGGCTCCTGGCCCTACCCGGAATATCCACCCTACTACTTTCCCTACACGGGCTACATCGCGACCGGCGTGATCGCGACAGGGCTCGCCTTCGGAGCCGCCTACGCGCTCGGCCGCTGGGCGACCGGCGGCTATTGGGGCGGCAACATCAACTGGAACAACAACAACATCAATATCAACCGGGATCGCGTGTCCCACTGGCAGCACAACCCTCAGCATCGCCATGGGGTCAGATACGGCAATTCGTCGGTCCAGCAGCGCTTCGCAAACACCAGCCGCCCCGGCAGCGACGGACGCATGGACTTTCGCGGGCGGGACGGAAACCAGGTCATCCAGCGCCCTGACCGGCCCAATGCCGGCGACCGCCCGAACGCCGGCAACCGGCCCAACGCCGGCGATCGCCCGAACGCCGGCAACCGGCCCAACGCCGGCGACCGCCCAAATGCCGGCAACCGGCCCAATGCGGGGGGAGGCAGCGCGCGTCCTGATCGGGGCCCCGGGAACCGTCCCGCCACTGCCGACCGGGCGCGCCAGAATCGTCCGAACGCTCAGAGGCCGGCAAATAGACCCGCACAGGCCAACCGCCCCGCCAATCGCGGCAATGTCAACCGGGCTGCGCCGCGCCGAGACAACGCCTTCGGCAATATGCAGCCCGGCAGGGCCGCCAGTCTGCAGTCGGCGCGTGGGCAAGCGAGTTTCGCGCGAGCAGGCGGAGGACCTCGCGTTGGAGGTGGCGGCTTCCAGGGCGGTGGTGCGCGCATGGGCGGTGGCGGCTTCGGTGGCCGAGGCGGCGGCGGCTTCCACGGCGGTGGCCGAGGAGGTGGTGGCCGAGGCGGTGGCGGCAGGCGTTCCGACATCGCGCTCAAGGATCACATTATCGAGCTCGGTCGGCTCCAGAGCGGAATCGGGTTCTATCGGTTCACCTATCACGGCAGTGACAAGCGCTATGTCGGCGTGATGGCGCAGGAGGTCCAGCAGGTCGTGCCAGACGCCGTGATACGGGGCCCCGATGGTTTCCTGCGCGTGTACTATGAGCGGATCGGTGTACGCTTCCAGACCTATAATCAATGGCGGGCGTCCGGTTCGCATCTTCCGAGCGGTGCCATTCCCCATGAATGCCGGGCGGCCGCAGAATGCAGCGCCGATTTCCCGGAGATGTCCGGAGGTGCGATGCCATGA
- a CDS encoding decarboxylase: MSSSAKDARSIDHFFSAPSGRHDRWRDLHSIARSWANGDAKRAAVESALEDLAVLEEFHAFPGTELMTALRERLKNDDKPGFLALAKRISLDIITGNYKQDAGEWQKADLALPDPADVLPPALGETRAYRPYFELLTVTPAPAARWPHIASEFRRLRRQEDAFIYESVLVGSLEDAVCAAILNPDIAAVAIYEGFALRSRHDAPVLRNVLATQHPLLLESDEADLSLRLAAGLKAIRPELDIYLLSDRRVEKLAGDPRAAIIRRIMYQIEEPLELHLSLLEGIKARFETPFFDNLKLYAQRPIATFHALPIARGKSVFRSPWIRDMGQFYGINLFLAESSATTGGLDSLLEPTGNIKRAQDMAARAFGAEHAFFVTNGTSTSNKMVLQALVAPGDIVILDRNCHKSHHYGLVLSGAQPFYVEAFPMAEFSMYGAVPLRTIKKALLDLKSEGRLDRVKMLDLTNCTFDGHIYNTRRVMEECLAIKPDLIFLWDEAWFGFARWSPFLRPRTGMGAAADIEAWAQTQGAIEQFEKQRAELGNAPSADKLLQTRLIPDPRAIRLRVYQTNSTHKSMSAIRQGSMVLVRDVDFHTIEAQFHEAIFTHASTSPNQQLIASLDVARRQMELEGYGLVMNAIEVALDIRREINSHPLISKYFSIVGADGMVPKEYRSSGFVDFLAPGTRWDDQLRSMREDEFCLDPTRMTLVCGTAGFDGTSFKGLLASEYNIQVNKTSRNSVLLQSNINNTRSDVALLISVLLKICGSIDTRLKHGGEAEQKAFAARVKALMKDVPDLPNFSHFHEFFRQDAGDKTPEGDIRTAFFAAYSEKQCEYLPIDSPECDRRLKDGPDMVSANFVIPYPPGFPIMVPGQVITQETITFMRKLDVKEIHGYEKAKGLKLLKTDVLAGKKSANHEKARKK, from the coding sequence ATGTCCAGCTCTGCCAAAGACGCGCGCTCGATCGACCATTTCTTCTCCGCACCGTCCGGACGCCATGATCGGTGGCGGGACCTTCATTCCATCGCAAGATCCTGGGCCAATGGGGACGCGAAGCGAGCGGCGGTCGAGTCGGCCCTCGAAGACCTCGCCGTGCTCGAGGAATTCCATGCCTTTCCCGGCACGGAGCTCATGACGGCGCTGCGCGAGCGGCTCAAGAACGACGACAAGCCCGGCTTTCTCGCGCTGGCCAAGCGCATCTCGCTCGACATCATCACAGGCAACTACAAGCAAGATGCTGGCGAATGGCAGAAGGCCGACCTTGCTTTGCCGGACCCCGCCGACGTGCTGCCGCCGGCGCTTGGCGAAACGCGGGCATACCGGCCCTATTTCGAGCTGCTGACCGTCACTCCCGCGCCTGCGGCTCGCTGGCCGCATATCGCCTCCGAATTCCGCCGGCTGCGGCGGCAGGAAGATGCCTTCATCTATGAATCGGTCCTGGTCGGAAGCCTGGAGGACGCCGTCTGCGCCGCCATTCTGAACCCGGACATTGCGGCGGTCGCGATCTACGAGGGCTTCGCATTGCGCTCTCGCCATGATGCCCCGGTGTTGAGGAACGTGCTCGCCACCCAGCACCCCTTGCTGCTGGAGTCGGACGAGGCCGATCTGTCGCTGCGCCTGGCTGCGGGATTGAAGGCGATCCGGCCGGAGCTCGATATCTACCTTCTGTCCGACCGGCGGGTGGAGAAGCTCGCCGGCGATCCCCGTGCGGCCATCATCCGGCGGATCATGTACCAGATCGAGGAGCCGCTCGAACTCCATCTCTCGCTGCTGGAGGGCATCAAGGCGCGCTTCGAGACCCCCTTCTTCGACAATCTCAAGCTCTACGCGCAAAGGCCGATCGCCACGTTCCACGCCCTGCCGATCGCGCGGGGTAAATCGGTCTTCCGATCGCCCTGGATCCGCGACATGGGGCAGTTCTACGGCATCAATCTCTTCCTGGCGGAGAGCAGCGCCACGACGGGCGGGCTCGACAGCTTGCTGGAGCCCACGGGCAACATCAAAAGGGCGCAGGACATGGCGGCCCGGGCCTTCGGCGCCGAGCACGCGTTCTTCGTCACCAACGGCACCAGCACCTCGAACAAGATGGTGCTGCAGGCGCTGGTCGCTCCGGGCGACATCGTCATCCTCGACCGCAACTGCCACAAGTCGCATCATTACGGGCTGGTCCTGAGCGGGGCGCAGCCCTTCTATGTCGAGGCGTTCCCGATGGCGGAATTCTCGATGTATGGCGCGGTCCCGCTGCGGACCATCAAGAAGGCGCTGCTCGACCTGAAGTCCGAGGGACGGCTCGACCGGGTGAAGATGCTCGATCTCACCAACTGCACCTTTGACGGCCACATCTACAACACGCGGCGCGTCATGGAGGAATGCCTGGCGATCAAGCCCGACCTGATCTTCCTCTGGGATGAAGCCTGGTTCGGCTTCGCGCGCTGGTCGCCCTTCCTCCGGCCCCGGACCGGCATGGGAGCAGCCGCCGACATCGAAGCCTGGGCGCAGACGCAAGGCGCAATCGAACAGTTCGAGAAGCAGCGCGCCGAACTCGGCAATGCGCCCTCAGCCGACAAGCTGCTGCAGACGCGCCTCATTCCCGATCCGCGCGCCATTCGCCTGCGGGTCTACCAGACCAACTCGACCCACAAGTCGATGTCGGCCATCCGCCAGGGATCGATGGTGCTGGTGAGGGATGTCGATTTCCACACGATCGAGGCTCAGTTCCACGAGGCGATCTTCACCCATGCCTCGACCAGTCCGAACCAGCAGCTGATCGCGAGTCTCGATGTCGCCCGCCGCCAGATGGAGCTCGAAGGCTACGGGCTCGTCATGAACGCGATCGAGGTCGCGCTCGACATTCGCCGCGAGATCAACTCGCATCCGCTGATCTCCAAGTATTTCAGCATCGTCGGCGCCGACGGCATGGTGCCCAAGGAATACCGCTCCAGCGGCTTCGTCGATTTCCTGGCGCCGGGAACCCGCTGGGACGATCAGTTGCGCAGCATGCGGGAGGACGAGTTCTGCCTCGATCCCACCCGCATGACCCTGGTCTGCGGCACGGCGGGCTTCGACGGCACCAGCTTCAAGGGGCTGCTTGCCTCCGAATACAACATCCAGGTCAACAAGACCTCGCGAAACTCGGTGCTGCTGCAATCGAACATCAACAACACGCGCAGCGATGTCGCGCTTCTGATCAGCGTGCTCCTGAAGATCTGTGGAAGCATCGATACAAGGCTCAAGCACGGTGGCGAGGCCGAGCAGAAGGCCTTCGCAGCGCGCGTCAAGGCGTTGATGAAGGACGTGCCCGACCTGCCGAATTTCAGCCATTTCCACGAATTCTTCCGGCAGGACGCGGGCGACAAGACCCCGGAAGGTGACATCCGCACCGCGTTCTTCGCCGCCTATTCCGAGAAGCAGTGCGAGTATCTGCCGATCGACAGCCCGGAATGCGACCGGCGCCTCAAGGACGGACCGGACATGGTCTCGGCCAATTTCGTGATCCCCTACCCGCCCGGCTTCCCGATCATGGTGCCCGGCCAGGTCATCACGCAGGAAACGATCACCTTCATGCGCAAGCTCGATGTGAAGGAGATCCATGGCTACGAGAAGGCCAAGGGCCTGAAACTGCTCAAAACAGACGTGCTCGCCGGAAAGAAGAGCGCCAATCACGAAAAGGCTCGCAAGAAATAG
- the aspT gene encoding aspartate-alanine antiporter, protein MFEWFASTLRSYPEIALFLSLAIGYYVGGFSYKGFSLGAVTSTLIAAVLIGQLGITISPNVKSTFFLMFLFAVGYGVGPQFVRGIAKDGAPQAIFAVVVTVFCLAIPVIIAKIAGYHPGYAAGLYAGSQTISASMGLATDAINRLGLPPERTKELLDAMPIAYAVTYIFGTVGSAVVLAQLGPKLLGIDLVQACKDYEARLGGDKELGGPGSVWRRFELRAFKVRSGARVAGMRAVDAEALVPDARVFVERIRRNGVIEDATTDTILQEGDIVAIAGPREVLVNLIGQAAEEVEDAELLDVKAEGVDVYVTSKDVDGKTLAEIAHMPQARGVFLRKIVRGATATSIPILANTVIHRGDILTIVGRTQDIAAVGKVIGHPDRASDVADVAFIGAAITLGALIGALVFKVGGVPLTLSTAGGALISGLVFGWLRSVRPLFGRIPSSTVWFMNSVGLNIFIACVGISAGPGFVKGLQTQGLGLFLWGALATAIPLILAMFAGKYIFRFDPAILLGACAGARTTTAALGMICETAGSQVPALGYTVTYAVGNTLLTIWGMVIIMLLT, encoded by the coding sequence ATGTTCGAATGGTTCGCCAGTACGCTTCGCAGCTATCCGGAGATCGCGCTCTTTCTATCCTTGGCGATCGGGTACTATGTCGGCGGCTTCTCCTATAAGGGCTTCAGCCTGGGAGCGGTCACCTCCACCCTGATCGCCGCCGTCCTCATCGGCCAGCTCGGGATCACGATCTCCCCGAACGTCAAATCGACGTTCTTCCTGATGTTCCTGTTCGCCGTCGGTTACGGTGTCGGTCCGCAATTCGTGCGCGGCATCGCCAAGGACGGCGCGCCCCAGGCGATCTTTGCGGTCGTCGTCACCGTGTTCTGCCTCGCGATACCGGTCATCATCGCAAAGATAGCCGGCTATCATCCTGGATACGCTGCGGGCCTCTATGCCGGCTCGCAGACGATCTCGGCCTCGATGGGCCTGGCCACAGATGCGATCAATCGCCTCGGCCTCCCGCCGGAAAGGACGAAGGAACTGCTCGACGCGATGCCCATCGCCTATGCGGTGACCTATATCTTCGGCACGGTGGGATCCGCCGTCGTCCTCGCCCAGCTCGGGCCCAAGCTTCTCGGCATCGACCTCGTCCAGGCCTGCAAGGACTATGAGGCACGGCTCGGCGGCGACAAGGAGCTTGGCGGTCCGGGGTCGGTCTGGCGGCGCTTCGAGCTGCGCGCCTTCAAGGTGCGAAGCGGCGCCAGGGTTGCCGGCATGCGCGCTGTCGATGCCGAGGCGCTGGTTCCCGATGCGCGGGTCTTCGTCGAACGTATCCGCCGCAATGGCGTCATCGAGGACGCGACCACCGATACCATTCTGCAGGAGGGCGACATCGTCGCCATTGCCGGCCCGCGGGAGGTTCTCGTCAACCTGATCGGCCAGGCCGCCGAAGAGGTCGAAGATGCCGAGCTCCTCGACGTCAAGGCCGAGGGTGTCGATGTCTACGTCACCAGCAAGGATGTCGACGGCAAGACGCTGGCGGAAATTGCGCATATGCCGCAGGCGCGCGGCGTCTTCCTCCGGAAGATCGTGCGGGGCGCAACCGCCACCAGCATCCCGATCCTTGCCAATACCGTGATCCATCGTGGCGACATCCTGACGATCGTCGGCCGGACCCAGGACATTGCCGCCGTCGGCAAGGTCATCGGCCATCCCGACCGTGCCAGCGACGTCGCCGATGTTGCCTTCATCGGTGCGGCCATCACCCTTGGCGCGCTGATCGGCGCTCTCGTGTTCAAGGTCGGCGGTGTCCCGCTGACCCTCTCGACAGCCGGCGGCGCGCTGATTTCCGGCCTGGTCTTCGGTTGGCTCCGTTCCGTGCGCCCGCTCTTCGGCCGCATCCCAAGTTCCACCGTCTGGTTCATGAACTCGGTAGGCCTGAACATCTTCATCGCGTGCGTCGGAATTTCCGCTGGCCCCGGCTTCGTCAAGGGGCTGCAGACGCAAGGCCTTGGCCTCTTCCTCTGGGGTGCACTGGCCACCGCGATCCCGCTCATCCTGGCGATGTTCGCCGGCAAATACATCTTCCGGTTCGATCCGGCCATCCTGCTCGGAGCCTGTGCCGGCGCACGCACCACCACGGCTGCGCTCGGCATGATCTGCGAGACCGCAGGCAGCCAGGTCCCGGCCTTGGGCTACACCGTGACCTACGCGGTCGGAAACACCCTTCTGACGATCTGGGGCATGGTGATCATCATGCTGCTGACCTGA
- the aspD gene encoding aspartate 4-decarboxylase produces MDLVKLRTFETLSPFEIKDELIRLAKQTAQTSSIALLNAGRGNPNWVAMTPREGFFLLGQFAITESRRVMNKPAGIGGMPKADGIAGRLEDWLADHKDSPGATFLRDMVAFAVKKFDFKPDAFVHELVDSIIGDNYPVPDRMLVHNERIVHEYLMWAMCGNPHPSGQFDLYAVEGGTAAMCYIFKSLKANRLLNPGDTIALATPIFTPYLEMPHLEDYDLKIVSVAAPQENRFQFTDEELKKLEDPKVKAFFVVNPGNPYAVALSEETIAKIVKLVQTKRPDLILLTDDVYGTFVKGFRGLLGALPHNTIGVYSYSKYFGCTGWRLGAIAIHRDNILDKAIAKHPEKTLAALDKRYGPITLKPRELKLIDRIVADSRDIALNHTAGLSLPQQVMMTMFSLSEMMDEAKLYQKTCMDIVKSRADRMIEGLGIDVPDNPLHDRYYGLVDFEFWANKYVGPEVVSYMKEHVHPLDIVFRLAEDHGIVLLNGGGFHAPDWSVRVSFANLDDEVYSQIGRATRAVARGYRQAFDAYNLALGKTKT; encoded by the coding sequence ATGGACCTGGTGAAGTTACGCACTTTCGAAACACTCAGCCCCTTCGAGATCAAGGACGAACTGATCCGTCTCGCAAAGCAGACGGCGCAGACCTCGTCGATCGCCCTTCTGAATGCAGGGCGCGGCAACCCGAACTGGGTCGCGATGACGCCGCGCGAGGGCTTCTTCTTGCTCGGTCAGTTTGCGATCACCGAAAGCCGGCGCGTGATGAACAAGCCCGCCGGCATCGGCGGCATGCCCAAGGCCGACGGCATCGCCGGGCGGCTGGAGGACTGGCTGGCCGATCACAAGGACTCGCCTGGTGCGACGTTCCTTCGGGACATGGTCGCCTTCGCGGTCAAGAAGTTCGACTTCAAGCCCGATGCCTTCGTGCACGAGCTCGTCGACTCGATCATCGGTGACAATTATCCGGTCCCCGACCGCATGCTCGTGCATAACGAGCGCATCGTGCACGAGTATCTGATGTGGGCGATGTGCGGTAATCCGCACCCATCCGGCCAGTTCGACCTCTATGCCGTCGAGGGCGGAACGGCAGCGATGTGCTACATCTTCAAGTCGCTGAAGGCCAACCGGCTGCTGAACCCGGGCGACACGATCGCCTTGGCCACGCCGATCTTCACGCCCTATCTCGAAATGCCGCATCTCGAGGATTACGACCTTAAGATCGTCTCTGTGGCCGCTCCTCAGGAGAACCGCTTCCAGTTCACCGACGAGGAACTCAAGAAGCTGGAAGACCCGAAGGTCAAAGCCTTCTTCGTCGTCAATCCCGGCAATCCTTATGCCGTTGCCCTGAGCGAGGAGACGATCGCCAAGATCGTGAAACTCGTCCAGACCAAGCGTCCTGACCTGATCCTGCTCACCGACGACGTCTACGGCACCTTCGTCAAGGGGTTCCGTGGGCTGCTCGGCGCCCTCCCCCACAATACCATCGGCGTCTATTCCTACTCGAAATACTTCGGATGCACCGGCTGGAGGCTGGGCGCCATCGCCATCCACCGTGACAACATCCTGGACAAGGCGATCGCCAAGCACCCGGAGAAGACACTGGCGGCGCTCGATAAACGATATGGCCCGATCACGCTCAAGCCGCGCGAACTGAAGCTGATCGACCGCATCGTCGCCGACAGCCGCGATATCGCGCTGAACCACACGGCCGGCCTGTCCCTGCCGCAGCAGGTGATGATGACCATGTTCTCGCTGTCCGAGATGATGGACGAGGCCAAGCTCTACCAGAAGACCTGCATGGACATCGTGAAATCCCGCGCTGACCGGATGATCGAAGGATTGGGCATCGATGTGCCCGACAACCCCCTGCACGATCGCTATTACGGCCTGGTCGACTTCGAATTCTGGGCGAACAAATATGTCGGCCCCGAGGTGGTGAGCTACATGAAGGAGCACGTCCACCCACTCGACATCGTCTTCCGCCTCGCCGAGGACCACGGCATCGTGCTGCTGAACGGCGGCGGCTTCCACGCCCCCGACTGGTCGGTACGGGTCTCCTTCGCCAATCTCGACGACGAGGTCTACAGCCAGATCGGCCGGGCCACGCGCGCTGTGGCGCGCGGCTACCGCCAGGCCTTCGACGCCTACAATCTTGCTCTGGGCAAAACGAAGACCTGA
- the aspT gene encoding aspartate-alanine antiporter, which translates to MNYVVEALRNNPELAIFLTIALGFLIGKLKFGSFSLGVVVGCLLAGVLVGQLDIKVPAAVKTVFFDLFLFTTGYKVGPQFFRALKRDALPQMALTVVLCVTCLLMALGFAKLLSFDMGTAAGLLAGAFSESTVIGTAGEAIQRLDLPQAERTALINNIPVAYAVTYLVGTAVLVWFLPKVGPKLMGINLREAAAQRAEKAGPGSEAEGVTSAARLFDVRAYRVENPVLTNKTITELEALIHGTRAFILRVRSGVVMFGHASDRRIQAGDVIAVMARYEIHTARGDVIGPEVSDPELLDIPLEALDVIATARSIDGKSLAELAEAEFARGVFLSKLTRSGITMPITPATRVNRGDVMSLVGPLPEVERAATELGYPDRRTSATDMVFVGLGIFLGGLFGLLTLVVWGVPLTLTASGGALFMGLVFGWLRSVYPFYGRIPEPAIWIFDTVGLCMFIGIVGLGAGPSFVAGLKATGVSLIAVGLVSSLVPHIVGILFGRYVLKMDPLIVLGACAGAGTITAALRAIQDEAQSSIPALGYTVPYAIGNILLTAWGPILIGIMSR; encoded by the coding sequence ATGAACTACGTGGTCGAAGCCCTCCGCAATAATCCAGAGCTCGCCATTTTCCTGACGATCGCTCTCGGCTTCCTGATTGGGAAGCTGAAGTTCGGGAGCTTCAGCCTCGGGGTCGTCGTCGGCTGCCTGCTGGCGGGAGTCCTGGTCGGCCAGCTCGACATCAAGGTGCCTGCGGCCGTGAAAACGGTCTTCTTCGACCTCTTCCTCTTCACCACCGGGTACAAGGTCGGCCCGCAGTTTTTCCGCGCCTTGAAGCGCGATGCGCTCCCACAAATGGCGCTGACGGTGGTGCTGTGCGTCACGTGCCTGCTGATGGCGCTCGGCTTCGCAAAATTGCTGAGCTTCGACATGGGCACGGCGGCCGGGCTTCTTGCCGGGGCGTTTTCGGAGTCGACCGTCATCGGAACCGCAGGCGAAGCGATCCAGCGCCTCGACCTTCCGCAGGCCGAGCGGACGGCGCTCATCAACAACATCCCCGTCGCCTACGCCGTCACCTATCTGGTCGGGACCGCGGTCCTTGTCTGGTTCCTTCCCAAAGTCGGGCCCAAGCTCATGGGCATCAACCTGCGCGAGGCCGCGGCGCAGCGCGCGGAGAAGGCCGGTCCGGGCAGCGAAGCCGAGGGCGTCACCTCGGCTGCCCGTCTGTTCGACGTTCGCGCCTATCGGGTCGAAAATCCGGTCCTGACCAACAAGACGATCACCGAGCTCGAAGCTCTCATCCACGGGACACGCGCCTTCATTCTGCGCGTCCGCAGTGGTGTCGTGATGTTCGGCCACGCTTCGGATCGCAGGATCCAGGCGGGCGACGTCATTGCCGTGATGGCACGATATGAAATCCACACGGCCCGCGGCGACGTGATCGGTCCCGAAGTGAGCGACCCCGAACTGCTCGACATTCCGCTCGAAGCGCTCGACGTCATCGCGACGGCCCGCAGCATCGATGGGAAATCGCTGGCGGAACTGGCCGAAGCCGAGTTCGCGCGAGGCGTCTTCCTGTCCAAACTGACCCGCTCAGGCATCACGATGCCGATCACCCCAGCGACACGGGTCAATCGCGGTGACGTCATGTCGCTGGTCGGGCCGCTCCCGGAAGTCGAGCGGGCCGCGACGGAACTCGGCTACCCCGACCGGCGGACCTCGGCAACCGACATGGTCTTCGTCGGGCTCGGGATCTTCCTGGGCGGATTGTTCGGTCTGCTGACCCTGGTCGTCTGGGGCGTCCCGCTGACCCTGACCGCCAGCGGCGGCGCGCTCTTCATGGGGCTCGTCTTCGGCTGGCTGCGCTCCGTCTACCCGTTCTACGGCCGCATTCCCGAACCGGCGATCTGGATCTTCGATACGGTCGGGCTCTGCATGTTCATCGGCATCGTCGGGCTCGGCGCCGGGCCAAGCTTCGTCGCGGGCCTGAAAGCAACCGGCGTCAGCCTGATCGCCGTCGGCCTCGTCTCCTCGCTGGTGCCGCACATCGTTGGGATTCTCTTCGGGCGCTACGTCCTGAAGATGGATCCGCTCATCGTGCTTGGCGCCTGCGCCGGGGCCGGCACGATCACGGCGGCCCTCAGGGCGATCCAGGACGAGGCCCAGAGCAGCATTCCGGCGCTCGGCTACACGGTACCCTATGCCATCGGGAACATCCTGCTCACGGCCTGGGGGCCCATCCTCATCGGGATCATGTCGCGTTAG
- a CDS encoding class I SAM-dependent methyltransferase gives MPSSFTVRSASGYEQLMGRWSRRLAGPFIDFAGIATGERVLDVGCGTGSLTFALPQAAEIAEVAAIDFSPIFVEETRRRNSDPRITIREGDACAIPFPDDEFDRALSLLVLHFVPAADRAVAEMRRVVRPGGVVAAAVWDHLGGMSGMRMMLDTVAAQDEQARSLRAHYCFQPMMRPDEMRQTFVAQGLQEVEQTSLMIRMDYENFADYWDPFAAGEGPLGKYVAGLDPTSRSIASEAVKAAYQAGEPDGPRSFAAVAWACRGVVPGGG, from the coding sequence ATGCCGTCCAGCTTCACCGTCCGCAGCGCCAGCGGTTACGAGCAGCTCATGGGCCGCTGGAGCCGGCGACTTGCAGGACCGTTCATTGATTTCGCCGGCATCGCCACTGGCGAGCGGGTTCTCGATGTCGGCTGTGGGACAGGCAGCCTGACCTTCGCGCTGCCGCAGGCGGCGGAGATCGCTGAAGTCGCAGCGATCGACTTTTCACCGATCTTCGTGGAGGAGACCCGGCGCCGGAACAGTGATCCGCGGATCACGATCAGGGAGGGCGATGCCTGCGCTATCCCTTTCCCCGATGACGAATTCGACCGGGCCCTGTCGTTGCTTGTCCTCCATTTCGTGCCCGCCGCCGATAGGGCGGTCGCCGAAATGCGGCGTGTCGTGCGGCCGGGAGGCGTTGTCGCAGCCGCCGTTTGGGACCACCTCGGCGGAATGTCCGGGATGCGCATGATGTTGGACACCGTCGCCGCGCAGGACGAGCAGGCGCGAAGCCTGCGGGCGCATTACTGCTTCCAGCCCATGATGAGGCCCGACGAAATGCGGCAGACCTTCGTGGCGCAGGGCCTTCAGGAGGTCGAGCAGACCTCGCTGATGATCAGGATGGATTACGAGAATTTCGCCGACTACTGGGACCCGTTCGCCGCTGGGGAGGGGCCACTCGGCAAATATGTGGCGGGGCTCGATCCAACCTCCCGATCAATCGCCAGCGAGGCCGTCAAGGCAGCCTATCAGGCCGGCGAGCCCGACGGTCCACGCTCATTTGCGGCCGTGGCCTGGGCCTGCCGGGGTGTGGTTCCCGGCGGAGGCTGA